From the genome of Blautia pseudococcoides, one region includes:
- a CDS encoding stage II sporulation protein P, translated as MDDGKLLRIVLWLLLCAVGAYILIKGMSLDKKTLVNMCRDAQEKAIEAYLPGILETDGVKSQTPVEWLCSKVEKQLPFLGTIQAKEMEETEKDRETDKKIMEENSDFLEAKLLEENQEAGPVGSGEENTGGVDAQSENQESAGNTESGSQQEAGTGKDNTQTADAGDAGQQEASAANAIVNPISLDMFQDFDYVISNFYTIDKTTSINSDQLNAPALVSEDLKMTTGSDQPQILVYHSHSQEEFIDSNPGDPSTSIVGVGEYLVTLLRDTYGYNVLHVTDTFDIVDGKLDRNKAYNYAQDKISQVLEENPSVEVVIDLHRDGVPDDKHLVTDVNGKPTAKIMFFNGLSRTNQNGDIEYLPNPYIQDNLAFSLQLALQAKQYYPEWLRTIYLRGYRYNLHLRPKALLVECGAQTNTVEEEMNAMEPLADVLNKVLKGE; from the coding sequence ATGGATGATGGAAAGCTTCTGCGGATTGTGTTGTGGCTGCTCTTATGTGCTGTTGGAGCATATATTCTCATAAAAGGAATGTCATTAGATAAAAAAACGCTGGTGAACATGTGCAGGGACGCCCAGGAGAAAGCCATCGAAGCGTATCTGCCGGGAATCCTGGAGACGGATGGGGTGAAGTCTCAGACGCCTGTAGAGTGGCTCTGCAGCAAGGTGGAGAAACAGCTTCCGTTTCTGGGGACCATCCAGGCAAAAGAAATGGAAGAGACAGAGAAAGACCGGGAGACAGACAAGAAAATCATGGAGGAGAATTCCGATTTTCTGGAAGCAAAGCTGCTGGAGGAAAACCAGGAGGCAGGACCGGTCGGTTCCGGTGAGGAAAATACAGGAGGCGTGGATGCCCAGAGTGAAAACCAGGAAAGCGCCGGGAACACAGAGAGCGGGAGCCAGCAGGAGGCCGGGACAGGCAAAGACAATACACAGACAGCAGACGCGGGAGACGCAGGGCAGCAGGAGGCCTCTGCCGCCAATGCTATAGTGAATCCTATTTCACTTGATATGTTCCAGGATTTTGACTATGTTATAAGCAACTTTTATACGATCGACAAGACCACCAGCATTAACAGTGACCAGCTCAATGCCCCGGCACTTGTGTCGGAGGATTTAAAAATGACAACAGGCAGCGACCAGCCTCAGATCCTGGTGTACCACAGCCACTCCCAGGAGGAATTTATTGATTCCAATCCCGGTGATCCCAGTACCAGCATTGTGGGAGTCGGGGAGTATCTGGTTACGCTGCTGCGGGATACATACGGCTACAATGTGCTTCATGTGACGGATACCTTTGACATTGTGGACGGAAAACTGGACAGAAACAAAGCATATAATTATGCACAGGACAAAATCAGCCAGGTGCTGGAGGAGAACCCCAGCGTGGAGGTGGTTATTGATTTACATAGAGACGGAGTGCCGGACGACAAACACCTGGTCACGGATGTGAACGGCAAGCCAACTGCGAAGATCATGTTTTTCAACGGATTGAGCCGTACCAACCAAAACGGGGATATTGAATATCTGCCAAACCCTTACATTCAGGATAACCTGGCATTTTCCCTGCAGCTCGCGCTCCAGGCAAAGCAGTATTACCCGGAATGGCTGCGCACCATATATCTGAGAGGATACCGCTATAATCTGCATCTGCGGCCAAAAGCCCTCCTGGTGGAGTGCGGTGCCCAGACCAATACCGTGGAGGAGGAAATGAATGCCATGGAACCCTTGGCGGATGTGTTAAATAAAGTTTTGAAAGGGGAGTGA
- the lepA gene encoding translation elongation factor 4 produces MAGVDQSKIRNFCIIAHIDHGKSTLADRIIEKTGLLTEREMQSQVLDNMDLERERGITIKSQAVRIVYQAKDGEEYIFNLIDTPGHVDFNYEVSRSLAACDGAILVVDAAQGIEAQTLANVYLALDHDLDVFPVINKIDLPSAEPDRVKNEIEDVIGIEAQDAPLISAKMGLNIEEVLEKIVKKIPAPKGDAQAPLQALIFDSVYDSYKGVIVFCRIKEGTVKKGTKIRMMATGAVEEAVEVGYFGAGQFLPCDELSAGMVGYITASIKNVKDTRVGDTITDDENPCADPLPGYKKVNPMVYCGVYPADGSKYQDLRDALDKLQLNDASLQFEPETSVALGFGYRCGFLGLLHLEIIQERLEREYNLDLITTAPGVVYKVHKTNGEMTELTNPSNLPDPSEIEYMEEPMVKAEIMVTTEFIGPIMDLCQERRGQYQGMEYMETTRALLKYHLPLNEIIYDFFDALKSRSRGYASFDYEMLGYERSDLVKLDILVNKEEVDALSFIVFAGSAYERGRKMCEKLKEEIPRQLFEIPIQAAIGSKIIARETVKAMRKDVLAKCYGGDISRKRKLLEKQKEGKKRMRQVGNVEIPQKAFMSVLKLDDK; encoded by the coding sequence GTGGCAGGAGTTGACCAGAGCAAAATCCGTAATTTTTGTATCATCGCACATATAGACCATGGAAAATCTACCCTGGCGGACCGTATCATTGAAAAGACCGGTCTTTTGACTGAGAGGGAAATGCAGTCACAGGTCTTAGACAACATGGATCTGGAGAGGGAGAGAGGCATCACCATCAAGTCCCAGGCTGTCCGTATTGTCTACCAGGCAAAGGACGGGGAGGAGTATATTTTTAATTTGATCGACACGCCGGGCCACGTGGACTTTAATTATGAGGTGTCCAGAAGCCTTGCCGCCTGTGACGGCGCCATTTTGGTGGTGGATGCTGCCCAGGGGATCGAGGCCCAGACCCTTGCAAATGTCTATCTGGCGTTGGACCATGACTTGGATGTATTTCCGGTCATCAATAAAATCGACCTTCCCAGCGCGGAACCGGACAGGGTGAAGAACGAGATTGAGGACGTTATAGGCATAGAAGCCCAGGATGCACCGCTGATCTCTGCCAAAATGGGACTGAATATTGAGGAGGTTCTGGAGAAGATCGTGAAGAAGATACCTGCTCCAAAAGGAGATGCCCAGGCGCCTCTGCAGGCTCTTATTTTTGACTCTGTCTATGATTCCTATAAAGGGGTTATTGTATTTTGCAGGATCAAAGAGGGTACCGTGAAAAAGGGAACAAAAATCCGCATGATGGCAACAGGCGCTGTGGAGGAAGCGGTGGAAGTGGGATATTTCGGGGCAGGACAGTTTCTGCCCTGTGATGAGTTGTCTGCCGGCATGGTAGGCTACATCACTGCAAGTATTAAAAACGTGAAGGACACCCGGGTGGGTGATACCATAACCGACGACGAGAATCCCTGTGCAGATCCCCTTCCGGGCTATAAGAAGGTAAATCCCATGGTATACTGCGGCGTATACCCTGCGGATGGTTCAAAATATCAGGATTTGAGAGATGCCCTGGACAAGCTTCAGTTAAATGATGCCTCCCTGCAGTTTGAGCCGGAGACCTCAGTGGCACTGGGATTTGGATACCGCTGCGGCTTTCTGGGACTGCTTCATCTGGAAATTATTCAGGAACGTCTGGAACGGGAGTACAATCTGGATCTGATCACAACTGCACCGGGCGTTGTCTACAAGGTGCACAAAACAAACGGTGAGATGACAGAGCTGACAAATCCCTCCAATCTTCCGGACCCCTCTGAGATTGAGTACATGGAAGAACCAATGGTGAAAGCGGAGATCATGGTGACCACAGAGTTCATCGGTCCGATCATGGATCTGTGCCAGGAGCGCCGCGGGCAGTATCAGGGAATGGAATATATGGAGACCACCCGTGCGCTGCTGAAATACCACCTGCCGCTGAATGAGATAATTTATGATTTCTTTGATGCCCTGAAATCCCGTTCCAGAGGGTATGCGTCCTTTGATTATGAGATGCTGGGGTATGAGCGCAGTGACCTTGTGAAACTGGATATCCTGGTGAATAAAGAGGAAGTGGATGCATTGTCGTTTATTGTGTTTGCAGGTTCCGCCTATGAGCGCGGCAGGAAGATGTGTGAGAAGCTGAAAGAAGAGATTCCGCGCCAGCTCTTTGAAATTCCCATCCAGGCAGCCATCGGCAGCAAAATTATTGCACGTGAGACCGTGAAGGCCATGAGAAAAGATGTACTTGCCAAATGTTACGGCGGCGATATTTCCCGTAAGAGAAAACTTCTTGAGAAACAGAAGGAAGGAAAGAAACGTATGCGCCAGGTCGGAAATGTAGAGATTCCGCAGAAGGCCTTCATGAGTGTCCTGAAGCTGGACGATAAATAG
- the hemW gene encoding radical SAM family heme chaperone HemW codes for MKKDLGLYLHIPFCMQKCGYCDFLSAAGSGEEKENYVQALEKEIRSYGDFAKGYRVSTVFVGGGTPSCLEADQTERIFGAIRDTFAIEKMPEISMEMNPGTVTAGKLQAYKSCGINRLSMGLQSVRNSNLKLLGRIHTFEEFLESFRLARESGFQNINLDLISSLPGQTKESWAEELETAAKLSPEHISVYQLILEEGTPFYEAYAGHPGLLPDEEMSRAIYETTEEVLGEYGFHQYEISNYAKEGRECRHNLKYWERGDYLGLGLGAASMVRNMRMSNTRDMNTYLEKCKEPKTMRTDVQFLEEPQQIEEFMFLGLRKTRGISKKEFRRIFGRDIELVYEKALEKLLSNGMLLEKKDRLYLSKEGVLLSNTVLSEFLFD; via the coding sequence ATGAAAAAAGATTTGGGGCTGTATCTCCATATTCCCTTCTGCATGCAAAAATGCGGATACTGTGACTTTTTATCCGCAGCAGGCAGCGGGGAGGAGAAAGAGAATTATGTGCAGGCTTTGGAAAAAGAAATCCGAAGCTACGGTGATTTTGCGAAAGGATACAGGGTTTCCACTGTTTTTGTGGGAGGGGGAACCCCTTCCTGTCTGGAAGCAGATCAGACAGAGCGGATATTTGGAGCGATCAGGGATACCTTTGCTATAGAAAAAATGCCGGAGATTTCCATGGAGATGAATCCCGGCACCGTAACTGCCGGGAAACTGCAGGCATACAAAAGCTGCGGCATCAACCGTCTGAGTATGGGACTGCAGTCGGTCAGAAACAGCAATTTAAAGCTGCTTGGAAGGATCCATACGTTTGAAGAGTTCCTGGAAAGCTTCCGTCTGGCAAGAGAGTCCGGTTTTCAAAACATCAACCTGGATTTGATTTCCTCCCTGCCGGGGCAGACAAAAGAGTCCTGGGCAGAAGAGCTGGAAACAGCAGCAAAACTCTCCCCGGAACATATCTCCGTATACCAGCTGATCCTGGAGGAGGGCACCCCGTTTTATGAAGCGTACGCAGGACATCCCGGACTGCTTCCGGACGAGGAGATGAGCAGAGCCATCTATGAGACAACAGAAGAGGTGCTGGGAGAGTATGGATTTCACCAGTATGAGATCTCAAACTATGCGAAGGAAGGCAGAGAATGCCGGCATAATCTGAAATACTGGGAAAGGGGCGACTATCTGGGGCTTGGCCTCGGCGCTGCATCCATGGTGAGGAACATGCGTATGAGCAATACCAGGGATATGAATACTTATCTGGAAAAATGCAAAGAGCCGAAAACCATGCGCACGGATGTGCAGTTTTTGGAGGAACCGCAGCAGATAGAAGAATTTATGTTCTTAGGGCTTCGCAAAACAAGGGGAATATCCAAAAAAGAATTCCGCCGTATTTTTGGCAGAGATATAGAACTGGTCTATGAAAAAGCCCTGGAAAAACTTTTGTCGAATGGAATGCTCCTGGAGAAAAAGGACAGGCTGTATCTGTCAAAAGAAGGGGTGCTTCTCAGCAATACAGTCCTCTCCGAATTCCTATT